CCAGTTAGCCAGGGCAAAAGGCTTCCTCATGATTCAAGGAGCTCCCGATAGGTTTCTTTCAGGGCTTTGATAATCTTCTCCCATCGGTATTTCTCGTTTACCAGCTTAAAGGCTTCTTCGCCGAGCCTCGCTCTCTCCCCTTCATCCCTGAGGAGCCGGCAGATAGCTTCAGCAAAGGATTGGGGGTCATTAGCCAGGAGAAGGTGGAGCTCATGTTTGAAGGGATAACCTTCAGCTCCAAGGGTGGTGGAAACCACCGCTTTTTTCATAGCCATCGCTTCAAGGATTTTCAACCGCGTCCCGCCCCCCATACGCATCGGGACTACGAAGACGGAGGCAAAAGCGAGGTAAGGGCGGATGTCTTCCACATAGCCTGTTATTACCACATCTTCCCGGCCCATGAGAGCTTTCAATCGGGGATGGGGGTTTCTGCCCACCACGTAGAAGCGAGCCTGAGGAAATTGTTCCTTAACCTTCGGCAGGATTTCGCGGGCAAACCAGAGGACTGCATCCACATTGGGGCGAAAATCCATCTTACCGGTGAAAACCAGGGTATAAGGGTTCCACTCGCCTGAGGGAGGGCCATGAGGGGTAAAGTTAGCGTAAAATTCCACGTCTACTCCATTGGAGACAACACGAACCTCAAGCCCCGGCACCAATTTCATGAGGGCATCTTTATCCGCCTCTGAAACAGCTATCACCCGGTCAAAGGTGCGACAGACTTTCGCTTCGTAGCGTGCCAGTTTGCCCCACTGAAGCAGGGAGTAGAAAGCCGCACCCCAGTAGCGGGGGTAACGGAGGTCAGTTTCAAAAGCTCTTTTCTGCAATAAATATTCTGCATTCTGATCCCCGAATACGAGGGCTGGTTTTCGGTTATTCCTCCGTCTCGCAAGCCAGAGCCCATATTGAGCAACTTCTATCCCTTCTACGTGGACGATGTCGTAGTGATACCTGGCTGTAAGCTCTTTAAGGCGCTCCAGAAGCTGGGAAGAAGCCTTGCGGTAGACTACATCGGGAAGGGGGGAGGAAAGAAGGCGGATGAAGCGTCTGAACAGAGAATGGACAGGGGCCGGCACAGCTTCCACTACTGAGCAAATTTTCTTTAAGGGCTCAGGGACTACAAGCTCAGAGCTTTCGTAAAAAGTCAGGAGATGAACCGTGTATTCATCGGTCAGGTGACGGAGGAGGTTATAGTTGCGGATGTTGGTGCCCTGATGTGGGGGGTACGGCATTACAGGCATTATGGCCAAAAGCTTCCTCATTTTTCCCTCAGCACCTTTCGGTAAACTTCCAGGGTTTGAGCTGCGGTTTTTTTCCAGGAGAAAATGGAAGCCCTCTTTAAGCCTTTCTCCCTGAGCTCCTGGGCGAACTCAGGTTCTTTGAGGATGCGCCTCATGGCTGCGGCCAGGGCCTCTTCATCTTCTGGATCCACCAGTACGGCTGCGCTTCCAGTAACTTCGGGTATGGAGGCGGCGTTGGAAGCCACCACGGGCAAGCCGCAGGCCATCGCTTCCAGAATGGGCAGGCCGAAGCCTTCGTAAATGGCAGGATGGGCTAAGAGGGAGGCTGCATTGTAAAGGTAGAGGAGCTTTTCGGCAGGAACAAAGCCCAGGAAAAGGACTTCTCTGCGAAGATTAAGCCTGTCCACCATTTCGAAAACGTTTTCCGACAGCCATCCTTTTCCCCCTACCAGGACAAGTTTTACCTCTTCCCGGCACCGTTCTCTCAGGATCCTGAAGGCTTTGAGGAGTGTTGGCACATTTTTACGGGGCTCTATCGTGCTGACGAAAAGGATGAAGCGTTCGTTAAGGCCGAAAAACTCCCGAACTTTAAAAAACGCCTCCCGCGAGTTAATAGGGCGATAAATCTCTTCGGCTGCCTCGTAAATTACCGTTATCTTGGCTTCCGGAACTCCCAGGCGCTCTACCAGGTCTTTTTTGGTCCAGTGAGATACGGCTATGATGTGATCGGCTCTTTCTACGGCCTCTTCAATTTGCCCATAATAGCGTATGCTTTCTTTGGTTAATATCTGGGGGTAAATCAGAAAGGCCAGGTCGTGAACGGTTATAACCGAAAGGCCAGGGAAACGAAAGGGCGGGATGAAGTCGGGACTATGAAGGAGAGTGAGCCTGTGGGGCCAGAGCTCAAGGGGAAGGGTAACCTGCTCCAGAAGGTGGTGAGATGGGGTCCACAGGTAAGCCGTTTTAAAGGGGGGAGAGGCCAGTAAAGTTCTATCTTTGCGGCTCTGGAAGATGAAGAATTCCTCCGGAGGGTTAAGTTCTCTCAAGGCCTTTACCAGGTTGATAACGTAGCGTCCTATCCCTGCCTTGCTGTAATAAGCCATCCTGGCATCAATTCCTATCCTCATAGCCTAATTATCCTTTCCAGGGCCAGAAGTTTTTTCTTCAGCTCAATTCCTCCGCTAAATCCTGTGAGGTTTCCGGAAGCTCCGATCACCCTGTGGCAGGGGATGATGATGGGAAGCGGATTGCGGGCCAGGGCCTGTCCCACTGCCCTGGCGGCGCCTGGTTTCCCCACCCTGGCCGCCACTTCTCCGTAGGTTCTGGTTTGGCCCCATGGTATGCTTCTTACTTCTTCCCAGACCTTTTTCTGAAAAGCTGTGCCGGTGCGCAGATCAAGGGGGAAATTGAAGTTAACCCTTTCGCCTTTGAAATAACGGGTAAGGCATCCTTTAAGCTCCTGGAGGGCGTCTTCAACCGGGGAAGCCTCAGGCCATAGGGCGAGGATCTCTCCAATGGCTTTTTCCTTAGAGGGGCAGGGCAGAGTTATGCTTACAAGGCCCAGGTCCGAAAAGGCCGTGGCCATCCAGCCCCAGGCGGTTTCAAGCCAGGTAAAGCGGATTATTTCTCCCATGAAAATTTCCTCCGATAAGGAGGCCCATTCCTGGAAGCTTCAGTCAAAGGGGAGCGATCCCCAACGAAACTTTCAAACCAGGCCATGTTACCCTGTCTGGCAGCCAGGAGCCAGGAACAAAAGACAAAGGGAAAAGAGAAAATTTGCTTCACGGTTTCAATCCTCCAAAAAATTGAGGGACGGAAACCCGTGTTTTCCCCGCCCCTCGTCGTTGAGATTTTAATCCAATGATACCCATTTTCATGAGCTTTGTCAAAGCTTGGTGGAAGGTGCACTCTTCGGCAGCTTCTGGTAGACTGTTCTGCCCCCTTTAGGGGGTGGTGGAGGTTCCATCAAGGGCTTCTTTCAAGGTTGACAGTCCGCCAGTGCCCGGTTATACTTACCCTCGCAGGAGGGAGAGGTGGAAAAAGAGGCTATTCTGCAGGAAAAAGTGGGGGATAAAGTTCAGTGTTTAACTTGCGAGAGGCGCTGTCTTCTCCAGGAGGGCCAGAAGGGATGGTGTGGGACAAGGGAAAACCGCAACGGCGCCATATATACTCTCACCTACGGGCTGGTTTCTTCTCTCTCCGCTAATCCCATTGAGAAAAAGCCTCTTTACCATTTCTATCCCGGAAGTGTGGCCTTGACGGCTGGCAGTTTCAGTTGCAATTTTGCCTGTCCCTGGTGCCAGAACTGGGAGATTTCCAAATCGCCGCCGGATCCGCTGCGGGCCCGTTTCTTCTCACCCGAAAGTTTCGTTCGGGAAACTATCCGGTGGCGCTGCCAGGGGACTTCCATAAGCTTCAATGAACCCACCCTTTCGCTAGAGTGGTCGCTGGAGGTGTTCAGGCTGGCCAGGGAAAAAGGCCTCTACAACACCTTTGTCACCAACGGCTATATGACCGAGGAAGCCCTCAGGCTCCTGAAGGAGGCAGGCCTTGATGCTATGAATGTGGATATAAAGGGTAGTAAAGAAGCTGTTGAAAAGTTCTGCGGGGCTGATGTGGAGAAAGTCTGGAGGAATTGCCTTTTAGCCAAGGCTTGGGGAATTCACCTTGAAATCACGACCTTGGTCATTCCTACGGTTAATGACGATGAAGATACTCTCAGGACTATAGCTTCCAGGATCTACCGGGAGTTGGGGCCGGAGACGCCCTGGCACGTTACCGCTTACTATCCCGCCTACCGTTTCCGTATTCCCCCAACTCCCGTAAGGACTCTGGAAAGAGCGCGTCAGATTGGCCTGGAAGAGGGACTTTTGTTCGTTTACATCGGAAATATTCCAGGCCACCCAGGGGAAAACACCTGGTGCCCCGAATGTGGCTCTCTCCTTATTGGGAGGTTCGGCCTTTCGGTTACTTCCTTAAGGCTTAAGGATGGCCGGTGCCCCAGATGCGGGCGAGAAATCCCTATCATCAGTGGACCGCCGGGTGGGTGAGCTGAGGATGAGTTCTCAAAGGCTTTTAATCTTGGGCACAGGGGCCTCCCTTTCTTCCAGGGAGAGAGATAATACTTCCTTAGCCTTTGACACTCCATCCGGGATACTCCTTATTGATTGCGCCTCCAATCCCTATCGCCAGCTCCTTATGGCGGGGCTTGACCCCAACCGCCTCTTTGCCATTTTCCTGACCCATCAGCATCCCGACCATGTTTACGGTTTTCCTTCCCTGGTGCATCATTTCATAATGGCCCGCCGGAGTTCCACCCTGGCCGTTTACGCCAATTTCCCAACCCTCAGGACGGCCGCTGCCCTTCTCAATGCCTTTGGCCTCAGGGCGGATTTCCTGCGCTTCTTCAAAGTCTCTGAAGAGAAAAACTACACCCTCTTTGAGGCCGAAGATTTTACCCTTGTGACCACCCCGGTGCGCCACGTAGTTCCTACTCTCGCCCTGCGGGTCAATTCCAGGCTGAGCTCTTCTTCTTTCGTTTACTCAGCGGATACGGGGCCTTGCCCGGAACTTGTGGCTCTGGCCAAAGAAGCTGATATCCTGATACATGAGTGCTCGGTCTCAAGGCCCTCCCAGGGTCACACAACCCCGGCTCAAGCAGCTCAACTGGCTGAAGAATGCGGGGTTAAAAAGCTTATACTCATCCATTTCTGGCCCACTATGGAAATGGAAAAGGTCTATGAGGAGGCTTCTCAGCACTTCAAGGGCGAGATTATCCTGGCCAGGGATTTCCTGGAGGTGGAGTTATGAACTTTTACCCGGTGGACCTTCATGTCCATACCTCCTTTTCTGATGGTGATCTTAGGCCCGAAGAGGTGGTTCGGGAAGCGAAGGCTTCGGGGATAGTTGTCCTGGGCATAACGGACCACGATAATCTTGGGGGTATAGAGGAAGCGCTGGAAGAAGGTAAAGCGCTTGGGGTTGAAGTGGTACCGGGGATAGAAATAACTGTGGGGGAAGTAGAGGGAGGGGAGCGGGTTCACATCCTCGGTTATTTCATTAACCATCGCGATGAGGGGTTGAAATCGCTCCTCCAGGAAGCCATTAAAGCTCGAGTGGAGCAAAAGATGCGCCAGATAAAGTTGCTTCAAGAGTTGGGTTTCAATATAGATGTGGAAGAAGTTTTAGCACGGGCCAGGGGGGTCCCGGGCAGGCTCCATATAGCCCAAGTCCTTCTGGAGAGAAACCCCGACCGTTTCCAGAATATCCAGCAAATTTTTGATGAATACCTCTCCCGAAAGGGGAAGGCTTATGTGCGCCGGGAATATTACGCTTCCATAAGCGAGGCAGCGGAAGCCATCCACAAAGCGGGAGGAGTGGCGGTCCTGGCTCATCCCGGAATTTACAGGCATCCCGATGGGGCTGAAGAGTGGCTCCTGACCCTGAAGGAGCGAGGGGTAATGGGTCTTGAGGTTTCGTATACTTACGACAAAAGGCGCCCATATCTGGGTGCACCGCCCGAGATCACGGAAAAGCTTATCTTGGGTTATTCCTCTTTAGCCAGCAGGCTCGGTTTTCTGAAAACTGGCGGATCCGACTTTCACGGCAACAGTAAGGGGACATTGCTTGGAGAAAAAGGCTTAACCTTTGAAGAATTT
This portion of the Anaerolineae bacterium genome encodes:
- a CDS encoding glycosyltransferase, with protein sequence MRKLLAIMPVMPYPPHQGTNIRNYNLLRHLTDEYTVHLLTFYESSELVVPEPLKKICSVVEAVPAPVHSLFRRFIRLLSSPLPDVVYRKASSQLLERLKELTARYHYDIVHVEGIEVAQYGLWLARRRNNRKPALVFGDQNAEYLLQKRAFETDLRYPRYWGAAFYSLLQWGKLARYEAKVCRTFDRVIAVSEADKDALMKLVPGLEVRVVSNGVDVEFYANFTPHGPPSGEWNPYTLVFTGKMDFRPNVDAVLWFAREILPKVKEQFPQARFYVVGRNPHPRLKALMGREDVVITGYVEDIRPYLAFASVFVVPMRMGGGTRLKILEAMAMKKAVVSTTLGAEGYPFKHELHLLLANDPQSFAEAICRLLRDEGERARLGEEAFKLVNEKYRWEKIIKALKETYRELLES
- a CDS encoding glycosyltransferase family 4 protein; this encodes MRIGIDARMAYYSKAGIGRYVINLVKALRELNPPEEFFIFQSRKDRTLLASPPFKTAYLWTPSHHLLEQVTLPLELWPHRLTLLHSPDFIPPFRFPGLSVITVHDLAFLIYPQILTKESIRYYGQIEEAVERADHIIAVSHWTKKDLVERLGVPEAKITVIYEAAEEIYRPINSREAFFKVREFFGLNERFILFVSTIEPRKNVPTLLKAFRILRERCREEVKLVLVGGKGWLSENVFEMVDRLNLRREVLFLGFVPAEKLLYLYNAASLLAHPAIYEGFGLPILEAMACGLPVVASNAASIPEVTGSAAVLVDPEDEEALAAAMRRILKEPEFAQELREKGLKRASIFSWKKTAAQTLEVYRKVLREK
- the amrS gene encoding AmmeMemoRadiSam system radical SAM enzyme encodes the protein MEKEAILQEKVGDKVQCLTCERRCLLQEGQKGWCGTRENRNGAIYTLTYGLVSSLSANPIEKKPLYHFYPGSVALTAGSFSCNFACPWCQNWEISKSPPDPLRARFFSPESFVRETIRWRCQGTSISFNEPTLSLEWSLEVFRLAREKGLYNTFVTNGYMTEEALRLLKEAGLDAMNVDIKGSKEAVEKFCGADVEKVWRNCLLAKAWGIHLEITTLVIPTVNDDEDTLRTIASRIYRELGPETPWHVTAYYPAYRFRIPPTPVRTLERARQIGLEEGLLFVYIGNIPGHPGENTWCPECGSLLIGRFGLSVTSLRLKDGRCPRCGREIPIISGPPGG
- a CDS encoding MBL fold metallo-hydrolase, producing MSSQRLLILGTGASLSSRERDNTSLAFDTPSGILLIDCASNPYRQLLMAGLDPNRLFAIFLTHQHPDHVYGFPSLVHHFIMARRSSTLAVYANFPTLRTAAALLNAFGLRADFLRFFKVSEEKNYTLFEAEDFTLVTTPVRHVVPTLALRVNSRLSSSSFVYSADTGPCPELVALAKEADILIHECSVSRPSQGHTTPAQAAQLAEECGVKKLILIHFWPTMEMEKVYEEASQHFKGEIILARDFLEVEL
- a CDS encoding PHP domain-containing protein produces the protein MNFYPVDLHVHTSFSDGDLRPEEVVREAKASGIVVLGITDHDNLGGIEEALEEGKALGVEVVPGIEITVGEVEGGERVHILGYFINHRDEGLKSLLQEAIKARVEQKMRQIKLLQELGFNIDVEEVLARARGVPGRLHIAQVLLERNPDRFQNIQQIFDEYLSRKGKAYVRREYYASISEAAEAIHKAGGVAVLAHPGIYRHPDGAEEWLLTLKERGVMGLEVSYTYDKRRPYLGAPPEITEKLILGYSSLASRLGFLKTGGSDFHGNSKGTLLGEKGLTFEEFEELRRAFRR